Proteins from one Lachnospiraceae bacterium KGMB03038 genomic window:
- a CDS encoding DUF2130 domain-containing protein, whose translation MQEIKCPKCGEVFQVDESGYAAIVKQVRDKEFEKEIREREVQFRQEKKSAEELAQTKTEQKFSETISRQEARIKELETKLQAEENVRKLEIEKAAAEKEKELAERIAGKERELAAKDTQIMRLQAKMDSGEKENQLKQQSLKENYEEQLKMKDEMIAYYKDFKARQSTKMIGESLEVHCETEFNKLRATGFQHAYFEKDNDARTGSKGDYIYRETDPEGTEFISIMFEMKNEMDETATKKKNEDFFKELDKDRREKNCEYAVLVSLLEPDNELYNQGIVDVSHRYPKMYVIRPQFFIPMITILRNAAANALEYRQQLEVIRNQNIDISHFEEDMNEFKEKFARNFRIASERFQRAIDEIDKTIDHLQKTKEALLSSENNLRLANNKAEDLTIKKLTRKNPTMAAKFAELEEKKGKN comes from the coding sequence ATGCAGGAAATCAAATGCCCTAAATGCGGCGAGGTGTTCCAGGTGGATGAATCCGGCTATGCCGCTATCGTTAAGCAGGTTAGGGACAAGGAATTTGAGAAAGAGATCCGGGAGCGGGAGGTTCAGTTTCGGCAGGAGAAGAAGTCTGCGGAGGAATTGGCCCAGACGAAGACGGAACAGAAATTCAGTGAGACGATCAGCCGGCAGGAAGCCAGGATCAAAGAGTTGGAGACGAAGCTTCAAGCGGAAGAGAATGTAAGGAAGTTGGAGATAGAGAAAGCAGCGGCGGAAAAGGAAAAGGAACTGGCAGAGCGGATAGCTGGGAAAGAGCGGGAGCTGGCCGCAAAGGATACACAGATCATGCGGCTTCAGGCGAAGATGGATTCCGGCGAGAAGGAAAATCAGCTGAAACAGCAGTCGCTGAAGGAAAACTATGAAGAACAGTTGAAAATGAAAGATGAAATGATCGCCTATTACAAGGATTTTAAAGCCCGCCAGTCCACAAAGATGATCGGGGAGAGCCTGGAGGTCCATTGCGAGACGGAGTTTAACAAGTTGCGGGCTACTGGCTTTCAGCATGCGTATTTTGAGAAAGACAACGATGCGCGGACAGGGAGCAAAGGGGACTACATTTATCGTGAGACAGACCCGGAAGGCACGGAATTTATCTCCATTATGTTTGAGATGAAAAATGAGATGGATGAGACCGCTACGAAAAAGAAGAATGAGGATTTCTTCAAAGAACTGGACAAGGACCGCCGTGAAAAGAACTGTGAGTATGCGGTGCTGGTATCTCTTTTAGAGCCGGACAATGAGCTTTATAATCAAGGGATCGTGGATGTATCCCACCGCTATCCGAAGATGTATGTGATCCGTCCCCAGTTTTTTATCCCCATGATCACAATCCTGCGGAACGCGGCCGCCAACGCGTTGGAGTACCGGCAGCAGCTGGAGGTGATCCGGAACCAGAATATCGACATCTCCCATTTTGAGGAGGACATGAACGAGTTTAAGGAGAAATTCGCCAGAAATTTCCGGATTGCCAGCGAGCGGTTTCAGCGCGCCATCGATGAAATCGACAAAACCATCGATCATCTGCAGAAGACGAAGGAAGCGCTGCTTTCTTCAGAAAACAACCTGCGGCTTGCCAATAACAAAGCCGAAGACCTGACCATAAAAAAGCTGACCAGAAAAAACCCCACTATGGCCGCGAAATTTGCGGAATTAGAAGAGAAAAAAGGTAAGAATTGA